Genomic DNA from Fimbriimonas ginsengisoli Gsoil 348:
GGATCGTTCCTTCGGTCTCCGGCTGGTAAGTTACACAGAATTCGCGGCCGGTGAAGCGACCGAGGCGGCTGATCATTCCGTCGTCGAACTCGGTTCCCGAGTGGAACGCGCCGGGGGTGAAGACGAAGTAGTGGCCGACGTCGGTCGGCGTTCGAACCATGTCGGCTCCCTCCGAGTTCAGCTCCTGCATTCGCACCGAGTACACCTGGGCGGCTTCGTCGGTTTGGGCGACTTTTACGAAGCCGTACGTCCCGTGCAAGGCGTCCCGGTTCTGGGGGCGGTGCCCCGAAGTCGCGTAGACCACCGCGCCTTTGCTGCAGGCATCCTTCGAATCCTGGCCCGTCAGCGTGTCGAGCGCGACGATGTCGCGCCCCACCCGGTCTCCGAAAAGCTCCCGCAATGCCCGCCGAATCGGGCCGAATTGTGAGGCTTGACCGCCGACCACGACGTGGGTTCTGCCCCGTTCGACGATGCTTTGAATCGCTAGATCGACTTCTTCACGCACGGAGCCGAGGCTGCCGAACGCCTGGGCATCGGTCTTGTTTGCAACCGTGGCTCCGAGCTCGATGAGGAGCCGGTGGATGTTGAGTTGGACGTAATTGCGGATCTGCGCGCCGAGCCAGTCGAGGTTGGCGGTGTCTCGCTCCTTAGCGGCACGGGCCACCTTCGGCTTGTCGGGCGCGACGCGGCGCGAGCCTTTGATTCGCGCCAGCATTTCACGCCACATTGCCCGCAGCTCCGCTTTAAACGATCGCTTCGGGCGGTCTTTTAGCGTCGCCAACACGCCGCGGCCGAGGTCTGCCTCGACGACGAGAGCGTCGTGGAGCCGCTGTCGAAACTCCTCGATTCCGGCCGATTGGTTGATCGACCAGTCGGGGATATCCAGATAGCCGATCTCGACGAAGCGCATGATGCTGCGCACGATGGTCTCGATCGCGGGTTGGGCGCTCGCCGGCGTCGTCATGGAATACCGTTCGCCAAACGCCTGCTTGACTTCCTCGACGAGGTCCGCCATCGCATAGAGGGCTTCGGAGTAGGCCGCGTCGGAGACCAGTCCCGGATTCTTCACCCAGAGGAAGCTCATCGGAGGCTCGACCATCGGACCGAGGTTCCCTCGATCGCCGAGCAAATGGCCGTGTTCGCGGAAAACGCGCTTCAGCTCGCGCTCGAAGAACTGAACGAACAGGTAGGTGAGCTCTCCGCCGCCCGAGCTGCGCCCGGTTCGGGCTCGGACCCACACGTGCTCTTCGCCATCGACCACTTGCGTCTGAAGCAGGCTCAGATCGGTCGTTCCGCGGCCGACGTCGATGGTCAGGATCTGTGTCGACGGGGAGGGATCGTCCGAATCCGTCGCGCCTTTCGCTTTGCGCGGCTTCGATAAGTAGTAGTACGCGAGCGCGTCGGACTCCGAGATCGTGCTCACCCGTCCCACCCGCGCGTACCGCTCGACGGTTCGTCGCAGGTTTTCTGCGTGCTCGACGCTATACACGTTCGGCACCGTTAGGATCACCTCGATCTCGTTCGGGTCGATCCCTCGCAAGATCGGCGACTGGAGGATTAGGTTACGAAGCACCTGGGTAGTCAGGTGGCCGATCGCGGTCTCCGGCGAGAGGTCGAGCGGCTCGCCGGTGATGGTCCGGAAGTTGGGGAACGCCTCTCGGATGCCGTATTGGAACATCACCTTGGGGTTTGGCAGGGTGGTGTTCACTTTAGGGGCGACCCGCGCCGACTGAAACATCAGGAAGATGCTCTGCCGGTAACCGGGCAAAATGGTCGGCTCGGCCCGAGTCAGGTCGAAGAAATCGAGCGTCGCGTGCCACTCGGGGAGGGTTCGCTCCGCCTGGTTCTCCTGGAGCTCGATTCGGCTTCGCAAGCGCGGCGAGACGTCGGCGGGGGCGCCCCCTCGCTGGGTCCAGAGAAGGTTCGGCTGCCGGTCCGGCACCATGATCGGCGCGAAATGCTGCAGTGGCACCATCCGCAATTCTTGCCCGTCGTCGGTGGCGTAGACGGCGGCCATCGAATCGGAGCCGAGGTCGAGAGCGACGTAATGCTTCATCTGTCGGGAAACCAGCGCCTTCCGGGCGGGAAGCGGACGCGGATACGTGATCTCGGCGGAGCAGGCGTCGCTGCCGCGTCGAACCGATACGTTTGCTTGTACCGGATACGGCGGAACCTCTGCCCAGGTGGCAATCGCGTCTCCGGCAAACGCCTCGACCGGCACTTCCAGGGACGTTTGGCCTAGCCACCGGGCATCGCCATCCTTGACGGCCAGGGTTAGGGTGGCGTCACGGTAAAAAATCCGTCGCATCCAACGGGGTGGGAGGATCACTCTCAGCGCTTCCCCGCCTACGAACGGCGGCTTCGGCACCTCGTCCGCGATCGGAGCCACCTGGATGCCAAGGGCGGGCAGCAAGATTGGATTCCCGTAGCCCGGCAGCTTTAGGCGGAAGTGCCGGCCCGCGCGCCAGGAATACCAAAGCCAAAGCGCCGTCCCCGCCACGGTTGCGAACAGGAGAAAGAGGAAACTGTTTTCCAGCCGCCGGCCAATCGTGTGGGTGCCCGGTATCGGTACCGCGGCATTGATAACGTAGACGGTATCGGCGCGCCGGGTACCGAGCCAACCGCCCGGTTGATCGGATGTGACGGCGAGCCGCACCGTCGCCGGCTCGACCCCGCCGGGCAGTGAGCCAAACTTCATGGGCGACTCGAGGGTATCGCCGGCCTCGCCAACTTTCCCCTCGCCGTGGGCGTTCGGGGAACCGGCGGTGATTCGCGCCGCCGCGTGCTGCCCGAACCGCTTGCGGATCTTTTCGCTCGGATCGATACGAACCACCGCGGTGGGATGGGGACCTCCCTCGTCTTGCCACCCGATGTCGATCGATCCGACCGCAGGAATGGCGGCCGCTTCGGCGGACGCGCGTTCGCGAGCTCGATTCAGCACCTCGTATCCGCTGAGATAGACCGGCTTTGCCTTACCGAAGGCTCGGATCTCTTGCTCGAAAAGCGGCTCCTCGACTCCGTCGGCGCCAACAAACCGGTACTCCTTTCCGACCTTTCGCCGCAGCGCTCGAATCCATGCCGAGTCGCCGGGCCGGGCGAAGTGCTCCAGCACCTCCGCCTCTTCGGCCATGGTGCCGCCGTTCGCCTCGTTATCGCTAAGGATGAGCACGAAGGTTCGCTGGACCCTTGTTCCACTCGGAACCTGGGACGCGTCCAGAGCCATTGCTCGAGCCCACGCCAGGGCGGTCAGGTTGTAGCCCCGCTCCGGCTGAAGAGCGTCGGCGAGTTGCTCTCGGGTGACCCGCGGCTCATGCGTGATCTGAGGGTGGAGGTAATCCTTCTTAAGGTCGTGCCATTTCAGCCTTCGGTAGGCGGTCGAAGCTTCGCCGCCGGAATCGATGCCGAATTGAAGGACCGTGACGAGATCGTGCGCCGGATCGAAGCGAGGGAGTCCCTCGAGCTTTTCACTTCCGTAAAGCGAATCGAGTAAGCGATGGACCGCTCTCTTCGCGGAAGAGGACCGTTCCCCTTGCATCGACCGGGAGGCGTCGAGAAGGACGATCAGATGGTTGGGATGGTCCGGCACCACCGTCCCGCCTTCCGCCCAAGCTCCAACGGCCGCCGCAAGCAGAGCCGCGGCGGCCAGGAGGCGGGGGAGGAAGGACGAGTTCGAAAGCATGATAGGAACCGCCGGATTCTACGCCGCGAAGGGCAGGCGGGTTGAGGGCCTTCAGGCTTCGGCGAATAGGTCACGGACGGTTTTATAGGATAAGAACAGCCGCAGCGGATTCACGGTTGAGGGGATCATGTCGAACTTTTCATAGAACCGCTTGGCTTCCTCATCCTTTGCATCTACTACAAAGAGGCGAACGGGAGCCGCTCCGGATTCCATTACGGCCCATGTCCTACGAATTGCGTCCACGAAGAGCGAACGTCCGAGACCTTTCCCTTGCACCGACCGGTCGACGGCAAATCGCGCCATAAGCACTGCCGGTATGGTGCTGGGCATCCCTCGTCCCAGTTTCTTTGGCGACTCTTCTTGTCTGACTGAGACGAATGTAAGCGTGTAATATCCGACGACACGGAGCCCGCTCGCCACTACGTAAGTGCGGGAGAGCATCGCGTTCTGCTTATCTAATGCGTGAAGTCGCAGAAAGTCGTTCAACTGAGGCTTGCCGCAGTCGAACAGGGAAGTTTGGTGGCCATCTCGTATCGGGACGGGCGGGCTAAGCTCGATCATCCCAAACCGGTGTCTTTTTCAGGGCCTCGCGGAGGTGGGGCGTGGGACTCGCTTCGTCCATTAGGGACGCGAGCCATCGATACTCTTCCGCAGAGACGGTAACCACCGCCTCTGCGGCAATTACCTGCTCTGCCTCGCGTAGAGAGGCTTGAAGCACAAACTGACTGACGTTCATATGCCTCGCCAGCGCGGCTTGGGCAAGGACCGCCTTCTGGTCGGCACTCGTCCGAATTGAAAGTCGATCTTCTTTCCCGTTCGAGGCTAGGTGTGACATCGCAGGTTCAATTGTATCACCAACGTACACCCACTGGCAAGGGGAAACATGGATCCATCGGCTGGAAACCAGTGCTACGACCGGAACCTCCACCCCCAACCCCCCTCCTCCTCCCGTTCGCGATCTGCGGTGTCGAAATATGGGACACGGTAACCGCGACGGCAAGAGGAGGGGGCTCCGGAGAGGTTGGCAAAACCTGCGCGGATGGTGTAAGGTGTATGTAACCGTGAGTTCACACGTCGTCGCGAGCAAGGTTCAGGTCCGGGATACCAAGGTGTCCGGGCTTCTGCTTGCGTCTCTATCCCTAATTATTCTAGGCATTACCACTTAAACCTGGGAAGACACGACGACACTCGAAAGAATGAAAGAAGGCCTTCCTGGGAAACCGGGAAGGCCTTCTCTGCTTTAAGGGCTCGCAGATGCGCCCGCCGAGCAAAAGAGGTGAACGAAAGGAAGGATACGCGCCGACAACGCCGTCGGCTCTCAAGGTCCGAGGATGGACCGGGAGCGAATACGAACGATGGAACGATCTGGTGCGCAAGTAGTGATGGAAGCGTTGGTACGCCAAGGGGTAGACACCCTGTTCGGCTACCCCGGCGGCGTGGTGCTGCCGCTGTACGACGAGATGTTGAATTGGCCGCAGGTCCGGCACGTGCTCGTGCGACACGAGCAATGTGCGGCCCACATGGCCGACGGTTATGCTCGGGCCACGAACCGGGTCGGAGTCTGCCTCGCCACGAGCGGGCCGGGCGCCACGAACCTAGTGACCGGCATCGCCACCGCGATCATGGACTCGGTTCCGATGGTCGTGCTTACCGGCAACGTCAACTCGTGGGCGATCGGCAAGGATGCGTTCCAGGAGACCGACATCCAGGGGATCACGATCCCGATCACTAAGCACAACTACCTCGTGACCAACGTTCACGATCTGCCGTACGTGCTGGAAGAGGCTTTCTTCCTCGCCAACACCGGACGCAAAGGGCCGGTGCTCGTCGACATCCCCAAGGACGTCTTCATCGCCAAAACGGCCATCCCGTTCCCTGAGCGCGTCGTCCGCCGCGGCTATTCCCTGCCCGGCAACCCCTGCGCCGACGAGATCGCGGAAGCCGTGCGTTTGCTCCAAGAAGCCGAGCGGCCGGTCGTCATCTCCGGCGCCGGAGTCGTATGGTCGGAGACCTCTCACCTCATCCGGGAGCTCGCCGAGAAGGCGGACGTGCCGATCATCAACTCGCTCCTGGGCCTCGGCACCATCCCGCGCGACGATCCTCGCTCGATGGGAATGATGGGGATGCACGGGGAAGCTTCGGCGACTATCGCCGTGCAAAACGCGGACCTCGTTATCGGCATCGGCAACCGGTTCGACGACCGGCTGACCGGCAAGACGGCCGGCTTCGCGCCGAAAGCGAAGATCGTCCACTTCGATATCGATCCGAGCGAGTTCGGCAAGAGCGTCGATACGTTCCACACCGTCACCGGCGATCTCGCGCAAACCCTTGCTGCGTTCGTTGCCGCCGTACCCCGCAAGACGCACGAAGGGTGGTGGAAACAGCTTCGCGCGTGGCAAGAGGAGTTCCCGATCGTCGTACCGGAGGACGGGCGGTTCCTTTCTCGCACGGTTTTGCACGCGCTGAACAAGGCGACGGACGGACGGGCGATCGTCAGCACCGATGTCGGGCAGCACCAGATGTGGACGGCGCAGCTCTACCGCTTCCGCGAGCCGAAGAACTGGCTCTCCAGCGGCGGCCTCGGAACGATGGGGTTTGGCCTCCCCGCCGCCATGGGCGCGAAATTCGCACGGCCGGAGGAAGAGGTTTGGGCGGTGGTGGGCGACGGTGGCTTCCAGATGACGCTGCAAGAGCTCCAGACCGCGGTCGAGAATAACCTGAACGTTAAGATCTGCCTGCTCAACAACGGATACCTCGGCATGGTCCGGCAGTGGCAGGAGCTGTTCTACGACAACCGCTACAGCCACGTGGCGATGGGCTCGCCCGACTACGGCAAGCTCGCGGACGCCTATGGGGTCGCGTTCTTCCGCTGCTCGCGGGCCGAAGATCTGGAAGCCACGTTCGCGGCGGCGAGAGCTCATCAGGGTCCGACCCTGTGCGAGTTCGTCGTCGAGATGGAGGAGAACGTCTTCCCGATGGTCGCCGCCGGCGCCACCAACGACAGCCTGGTCATGGATCCGGCCCTGAAGCAGTTCGCGGAGGCGAAGAAATGAAAGAGTACGGCTTTGTAAGTTGGCCCTTTTTGGACGAGAGTGGCACGGGCAGCTTGCCCGTGTGTATCTCGGGCGGCTCGCCCGAGCAATACGAATTCCACGCGCAAGCTGCGCGTGATACCCACGGGCGGGCCGCCCGTGCCACGGCTGAGTGGGAAGAGTACGAGGAGATCGCAGCGTGAGTAAACGACAACACACCATCACCGCCTTGGTTCAGAACGAGGCGGGGACGCTTAACCGCCTCGTCTCTCTCTTCCGCCGCCGCGGGTTCTCGCTCGCCTCGCTCAACGCCGGGGATTGCGAGCAGCCCGGCTTTTCGCGCCTCACCCTTGTGGTCGAAGGGGACGACAACACTCTCAACCAGTGCCTTCGCCAGCTCGAGAAGCTGATCGATGTGGTCGAGGTCGCCGACGTTCAGCCGGAGGATGCGGTCGAGCGCGAACTCGCGCTCGTTCGGGTGAAACCGACGCCGGAGCAGCGCGATTCCGTCTTCCGAATCGCCTCCGAGTTCAACGCCCGGACGCCAAGGGCGTCGGAAAAAGGATATGTCGTGGAGGTTTCGACCAGTCCGGCCGAGATCGAACGGCTGATCCAGGCGCTAACCCCATTTGGCATGGGCGAGGTGGTCCGGTCCGGCTTGGTCGCGATGCGGGTCTAATCTTCGCACATGGTGGTAGGAATCATTTGGGCAATCTTGGCCGGTGCAATGTGCGCCGGCGTCGTCGGCGTATTCGGCTGGGCGATCCCTTCGATGCGGCAAGCCGGGCAACCGATCCCGGTCTCGGTCTTCATCTTGGGCGCCGTCCAGATCGCGCTCGTCTTTGGCGCAGCCTACGCCTCCTACCACTCCTCCAACGATTTTCTCGCCCCTCTGACCGCGTTGCTCCTTGGCACCGTCTTCGGCGCTCGCCTGGTCATCGTTCTGAAGAAACGTCTTCCCCAAATCTAATCCATGGCAACCATCTATTACGAAAAAGACATTCATCCCGAGCTCATCAAGTCGAGCAAGGTCGCGGTCGTCGGTTACGGCTCTCAAGGGCATGCCCACGCACAGAATCTCCGCGACTCGGGGGTCGAGGTCGTCGTCGCCCTCTACCCGGGGAGCAAGAGTCGGGCGAAGGCGGAAGGGGACGGGTTCTGCGTGATGAACGTCCCGGAGGCTACCGACTGGGCCGATGTGATCATGTTCTGCACCCCCGACGTGCCGATGAGCAAGATCTACAACGACGGCGTCGCACCGAGACTACGCGACGGGCAGCTACTACTATTCGCCCACGGTCTGAACATCCACTTCGGCCTCATCGAACCGCCGAAGAACGTCGATGTCGCGATGGTGGCTCCGAAGGGTCCCGGTCACCGGCTGCGCGCGGAATACGTCGGCGGCGCGGGGATGCCGGCCCTCGTAGCGGTTCATCAGGACGCGACGGGTCAGGCGAAGGAGAGGGCGCTCGCCTACGCTTGGGGCATCGGCTCGGGCAAAGCCGGCGTTCTGGAAACGACGTTCAAAGAGGAGACTGAGACGGACCTATTCGGTGAGCAGGCCGTGCTGTGCGGCGGCCTCTCGGCACTTATCAAGGCCGGATTTGAGACGCTCGTGGACGCGGGCTACCAGCCGGAAGCGGCCTACTTCGAGTGCCTCCACGAGACCAAGCTCATCGTCGACCTCCTCTACGAAGGCGGCCTCAACTACATGCGCTATTCGATCTCGGACACGGCCGAGTGGGGCGACTACACCGCCGGTCCGAAGGTAATCAACTCTCAGAGCCGGGAAGC
This window encodes:
- the ilvN gene encoding acetolactate synthase small subunit translates to MSKRQHTITALVQNEAGTLNRLVSLFRRRGFSLASLNAGDCEQPGFSRLTLVVEGDDNTLNQCLRQLEKLIDVVEVADVQPEDAVERELALVRVKPTPEQRDSVFRIASEFNARTPRASEKGYVVEVSTSPAEIERLIQALTPFGMGEVVRSGLVAMRV
- the ilvB gene encoding biosynthetic-type acetolactate synthase large subunit, coding for MERSGAQVVMEALVRQGVDTLFGYPGGVVLPLYDEMLNWPQVRHVLVRHEQCAAHMADGYARATNRVGVCLATSGPGATNLVTGIATAIMDSVPMVVLTGNVNSWAIGKDAFQETDIQGITIPITKHNYLVTNVHDLPYVLEEAFFLANTGRKGPVLVDIPKDVFIAKTAIPFPERVVRRGYSLPGNPCADEIAEAVRLLQEAERPVVISGAGVVWSETSHLIRELAEKADVPIINSLLGLGTIPRDDPRSMGMMGMHGEASATIAVQNADLVIGIGNRFDDRLTGKTAGFAPKAKIVHFDIDPSEFGKSVDTFHTVTGDLAQTLAAFVAAVPRKTHEGWWKQLRAWQEEFPIVVPEDGRFLSRTVLHALNKATDGRAIVSTDVGQHQMWTAQLYRFREPKNWLSSGGLGTMGFGLPAAMGAKFARPEEEVWAVVGDGGFQMTLQELQTAVENNLNVKICLLNNGYLGMVRQWQELFYDNRYSHVAMGSPDYGKLADAYGVAFFRCSRAEDLEATFAAARAHQGPTLCEFVVEMEENVFPMVAAGATNDSLVMDPALKQFAEAKK
- the ilvC gene encoding ketol-acid reductoisomerase; this translates as MATIYYEKDIHPELIKSSKVAVVGYGSQGHAHAQNLRDSGVEVVVALYPGSKSRAKAEGDGFCVMNVPEATDWADVIMFCTPDVPMSKIYNDGVAPRLRDGQLLLFAHGLNIHFGLIEPPKNVDVAMVAPKGPGHRLRAEYVGGAGMPALVAVHQDATGQAKERALAYAWGIGSGKAGVLETTFKEETETDLFGEQAVLCGGLSALIKAGFETLVDAGYQPEAAYFECLHETKLIVDLLYEGGLNYMRYSISDTAEWGDYTAGPKVINSQSREAMNGLLKDIQDGTFAKRWIEENEAGLPNMKRYREEESKHPIEEVGKRLRAMMPFLKTKEVPV
- a CDS encoding GNAT family N-acetyltransferase, with translation MIELSPPVPIRDGHQTSLFDCGKPQLNDFLRLHALDKQNAMLSRTYVVASGLRVVGYYTLTFVSVRQEESPKKLGRGMPSTIPAVLMARFAVDRSVQGKGLGRSLFVDAIRRTWAVMESGAAPVRLFVVDAKDEEAKRFYEKFDMIPSTVNPLRLFLSYKTVRDLFAEA
- a CDS encoding DUF1778 domain-containing protein; translated protein: MSHLASNGKEDRLSIRTSADQKAVLAQAALARHMNVSQFVLQASLREAEQVIAAEAVVTVSAEEYRWLASLMDEASPTPHLREALKKTPVWDDRA